In Polynucleobacter ibericus, a genomic segment contains:
- the lon gene encoding endopeptidase La: MPGHLLLPSEPIQLPLLPLRDVVVFPHMVIPLFVGRPKSIKALEAAMETGKNVLLVAQKTAAKDEPVIEDLYEVGCIANILQMLKLPDGTVKVLVEGVQRAEVSQIEDSLGYFNCEATPTPINAIDAHETEALRRAIMAQFDQYVKLNKKVPQEILSSLGGIDDPSRLADTICAHLPVKLEQKQRLLEMTDVVQRLESLLADLESEIDILQVEKRIRGRVKRQMEKSQREYYLNEQVKAIQKELGEGEEGADLEELEKRIKAARMPKEALKKAESELKKLKLMSPMSAEATVIRNFIDTLVNLPWKKKTKINNDLTNAEKVLDEDHYGLDKVKERILEYLAVQQRVDRVKAPILCLVGPPGVGKTSLGQSIARATNRKFVRMALGGVRDESEIRGHRRTYIGSMPGKILSSLTKVGVRNPLFLLDEVDKMGMDFRGDPASALLEVLDPEQNHTFQDHYVEVDFDLSDVMFVATSNSLNIPGPLLDRLEIIRLAGYTEDEKTSIAINYLIPKQIKNNGLKKDELKIEDSAVRNMIRYYTREAGVRSLEREISKICRKVVKLLLLKKEAAPVVVNADNLEKFLSVRMYDFGLAGKENQIGQVTGLAWTEVGGDLLTIEAAVMPGKGVITRTGSIGDVMKESVEAARTVVRSRAKRLGISDESFEKKDIHIHFPDGATPKDGPSAGIAITTALVSVFTGIPIRSDVAMTGEITLRGEVLPIGGLKEKLLAAHRGGIKLALIPEENVKDLIDIPDNVKNAIEIIPVRWIDKVLELALERMPEALPDPTPEELAKKAAEASKAREKGASVDVLKH; this comes from the coding sequence ATGCCTGGCCACTTATTACTACCCTCTGAACCGATTCAACTACCTTTACTCCCTTTGCGGGATGTAGTTGTATTTCCTCATATGGTGATCCCATTGTTTGTGGGTCGTCCAAAATCGATTAAAGCCCTAGAGGCAGCCATGGAAACTGGCAAAAACGTCCTTTTAGTAGCGCAAAAAACTGCCGCTAAGGATGAGCCTGTTATTGAAGATCTCTATGAAGTCGGCTGTATTGCCAATATTCTGCAGATGCTCAAATTGCCTGATGGCACTGTTAAAGTTTTGGTTGAGGGTGTACAACGTGCAGAAGTTAGTCAGATTGAGGATAGCCTTGGCTACTTTAACTGCGAAGCAACGCCAACACCAATCAATGCAATTGATGCGCATGAGACCGAAGCCTTGCGTCGCGCAATCATGGCGCAGTTTGATCAATACGTAAAACTGAATAAAAAAGTACCCCAAGAGATCTTGTCTTCCTTAGGCGGTATTGATGACCCAAGTCGCTTAGCAGATACCATCTGCGCTCATCTGCCAGTAAAGCTCGAGCAAAAGCAACGTTTGTTGGAGATGACTGATGTTGTGCAACGCTTAGAGAGCTTGCTTGCAGATCTCGAGAGTGAGATCGATATCTTGCAAGTAGAGAAGCGCATTCGTGGTCGAGTGAAGCGCCAGATGGAGAAGAGTCAGCGCGAGTACTACTTGAATGAGCAAGTCAAAGCGATTCAGAAGGAGTTGGGCGAAGGTGAGGAGGGTGCTGATCTCGAGGAACTTGAGAAACGCATTAAAGCTGCACGCATGCCGAAGGAGGCTTTAAAGAAAGCCGAGTCTGAACTTAAAAAACTCAAGCTGATGTCACCGATGTCGGCTGAGGCAACAGTTATTCGCAACTTTATTGATACCTTAGTAAATTTGCCTTGGAAGAAAAAAACCAAGATTAACAACGACCTTACTAATGCTGAAAAGGTATTGGATGAAGATCATTACGGCCTGGATAAAGTTAAAGAACGTATTTTGGAATACCTCGCCGTTCAACAACGTGTTGACCGCGTGAAGGCTCCTATTCTTTGTTTAGTTGGCCCTCCTGGTGTTGGTAAAACATCTCTTGGTCAATCGATCGCGCGTGCTACCAATAGGAAGTTTGTACGTATGGCTTTAGGTGGTGTGCGTGATGAATCCGAGATTCGCGGTCACCGTCGTACCTATATTGGTTCGATGCCTGGAAAGATTCTGTCAAGCCTTACTAAGGTTGGTGTTCGTAATCCCTTATTCCTTTTGGATGAAGTTGACAAGATGGGTATGGACTTCCGCGGCGATCCTGCAAGTGCGCTGTTGGAGGTTTTAGATCCCGAGCAAAACCATACTTTTCAAGATCACTACGTCGAGGTTGATTTTGATCTCTCTGATGTGATGTTCGTCGCAACTTCAAACTCCTTAAATATTCCAGGTCCATTATTAGATCGTCTGGAAATCATTCGTTTGGCTGGTTATACGGAAGATGAAAAAACCAGTATTGCCATTAATTATTTGATTCCTAAACAAATCAAGAACAATGGACTTAAAAAAGACGAGCTGAAGATCGAAGATAGCGCAGTACGCAACATGATCCGCTATTACACCCGTGAGGCGGGTGTTCGCTCTCTAGAGCGTGAAATTAGCAAAATTTGCCGAAAAGTAGTAAAGCTTTTGCTCTTAAAGAAAGAGGCTGCACCCGTAGTAGTCAATGCAGATAATTTGGAGAAATTCCTATCGGTACGTATGTATGACTTTGGTTTGGCTGGTAAAGAAAATCAGATCGGTCAGGTAACTGGTTTGGCATGGACTGAAGTGGGCGGAGATTTGCTTACGATTGAGGCTGCAGTAATGCCAGGCAAGGGTGTCATTACTCGCACCGGTTCCATTGGTGACGTGATGAAGGAGTCTGTTGAGGCGGCACGTACCGTGGTTCGTTCTAGAGCAAAACGCCTTGGCATAAGTGATGAGTCTTTTGAGAAGAAGGATATTCATATTCACTTCCCGGATGGTGCAACTCCTAAGGATGGTCCATCTGCTGGCATTGCAATTACAACTGCTCTCGTATCCGTCTTTACTGGAATCCCCATTCGCTCGGACGTTGCCATGACTGGTGAAATTACTCTACGGGGAGAGGTCTTGCCAATCGGTGGATTAAAAGAAAAGCTTCTGGCAGCTCATCGCGGTGGAATTAAATTAGCTTTGATCCCAGAAGAGAACGTCAAGGATTTGATTGATATTCCAGACAACGTCAAAAACGCGATTGAGATTATTCCAGTGCGCTGGATTGATAAAGTCCTCGAGTTAGCATTAGAACGTATGCCCGAGGCTCTGCCAGATCCTACCCCTGAAGAGCTTGCTAAAAAGGCTGCAGAAGCCAGTAAAGCAAGAGAAAAGGGCGCTTCTGTGGACGTTCTTAAGCACTGA
- a CDS encoding arylesterase, whose translation MIQIIWLSFLRRKRIAISLATALFCLFIPFSTQAQTNPVILVMGDSLSAEYGLTRGAGWVRLLEDQLHKESIPWTVFNASISGETSSGGVSRLPKLLEQKKPGIVLLELGTNDALRGLSIQESEKNLRKMIQLSKNSGAKVLLFGMQIPPNYGQEYTKQFQDLYPKLARQEQIELLPFFLKGVASDLTLFQADRMHPNEKAQNILFKNVWGAMAPYQTLLKNQ comes from the coding sequence ATGATTCAAATTATTTGGTTGAGCTTCTTAAGAAGAAAACGAATAGCCATATCACTGGCAACCGCCCTATTTTGCCTGTTTATTCCCTTTAGTACACAGGCTCAGACTAACCCCGTTATTTTGGTGATGGGTGACAGCCTCTCAGCAGAGTATGGATTGACACGTGGGGCTGGCTGGGTACGACTTCTGGAGGATCAACTTCATAAGGAATCAATTCCTTGGACTGTTTTTAACGCCAGCATTAGCGGGGAAACAAGTTCTGGAGGCGTATCAAGACTGCCAAAACTGTTGGAGCAAAAGAAGCCAGGAATCGTACTCTTAGAGCTTGGGACAAATGATGCTTTGCGAGGTCTATCAATCCAAGAGTCAGAGAAAAATTTACGCAAGATGATTCAGCTGAGTAAAAATTCAGGAGCAAAGGTACTCTTGTTTGGCATGCAAATACCTCCCAATTATGGCCAGGAATACACCAAGCAATTTCAGGATTTATACCCCAAGCTCGCACGTCAAGAACAAATTGAGCTGCTGCCTTTTTTTCTGAAAGGCGTTGCATCCGACTTAACTCTCTTTCAAGCTGACCGTATGCATCCTAACGAGAAAGCTCAGAACATACTCTTTAAAAACGTATGGGGCGCTATGGCCCCATATCAAACGCTTCTTAAGAATCAGTAA
- a CDS encoding ABC transporter ATP-binding protein, with protein MSIPAKVLSAIHLGKQVLSSDGSLTILHDISFDVCEGESVAITGASGSGKSTLLGLLAGLDTPSSGHVELASQNLNHLDEDGRAKLRGQKVGFVFQSFQLLPHLTALENIMLPAQLNGLEMPKENALICLEQVGLSERANHFPKTLSGGEQQRVALARAFIMKPAVLFADEPTGSLDEISGNRVIELLFELNQANRSTLILVTHDQALADRCQRQLHLQGGRLV; from the coding sequence ATGAGTATTCCGGCAAAGGTCCTTAGTGCGATACACCTAGGTAAACAAGTTTTATCTAGCGATGGATCCTTAACCATTTTGCACGACATTAGCTTTGATGTCTGCGAGGGTGAAAGCGTCGCTATCACGGGTGCTTCGGGTTCTGGAAAAAGTACGCTTCTTGGTCTTTTGGCTGGTTTAGATACGCCATCAAGCGGTCACGTCGAATTAGCCTCACAAAACCTCAATCATTTAGATGAGGATGGGCGAGCTAAGTTGAGGGGTCAAAAAGTAGGTTTTGTTTTTCAATCCTTCCAGCTACTGCCTCACTTAACAGCACTAGAAAATATTATGCTTCCAGCTCAACTAAATGGCCTGGAGATGCCTAAAGAAAATGCCTTAATATGCCTTGAGCAAGTGGGCCTTAGCGAGCGTGCCAACCATTTCCCCAAGACCCTATCTGGTGGCGAGCAACAACGGGTAGCCTTGGCTAGGGCATTCATCATGAAGCCTGCAGTGCTCTTTGCAGATGAGCCCACTGGCAGCCTAGATGAGATTAGTGGAAATAGGGTTATTGAGCTTCTTTTCGAGCTCAATCAAGCCAATCGCTCAACCCTTATTTTGGTAACCCATGACCAGGCCCTGGCTGATCGGTGCCAGCGGCAGTTACACCTTCAAGGTGGCCGATTGGTGTAG
- a CDS encoding SurA N-terminal domain-containing protein has product MFDIVRKHQRLLQFLLMLLIVPSFAFFGISSYSSFLDKETDLVKINGKPITAQEVDSAAKRQAERVGGNAQIAQSLQFRQAILNELLQQRILGFAVNDLRLQVGKEALIKSLQNIPQIRALYKQDGSFDDVRFKQLLASNGLNEEQFYASQAFDLKISQLVNSVARTEIANPKLAEIVSTLYETERQVQALPFDAKDYLSKVNPSQEELQASYNANAKLFESPEYVDVEYIVLKADPKEDAKIFSEKADQFANMTYDQSDSLKPAADKLKLNIQTQKGITRSGVSGAGKDHPLANPKIVQSLFGDEAVKNKRNTEAMQTAPGVFVSARVVVFHPAQTLPYKDVAAEVKRQVSQRMAEKLAVSAAADRYVSLQKDPKITSGFASPIWVSRNKPANLVGGALDDVMSVNPDKFPAVVSVQNPGVGTILYRVDQVRQPAGVDAKVHKAQAQQIQALAAQSEFAGFMAYWRDVAGVKVINPLKPPSTGAGS; this is encoded by the coding sequence ATGTTTGATATTGTCCGTAAGCACCAACGACTTTTGCAGTTTTTATTGATGCTCTTGATCGTTCCTTCTTTTGCATTCTTTGGTATTTCAAGCTATTCAAGTTTTTTAGATAAAGAGACTGATCTTGTAAAAATCAATGGCAAGCCAATTACTGCCCAAGAAGTAGACTCTGCTGCCAAACGTCAAGCTGAGCGTGTTGGCGGCAATGCGCAGATTGCGCAAAGTTTGCAGTTTAGGCAAGCAATTTTGAATGAGTTGTTGCAGCAACGTATTTTAGGTTTTGCTGTTAACGATTTACGCTTGCAGGTTGGTAAAGAGGCGCTTATTAAGAGCCTGCAGAATATCCCCCAAATACGTGCTCTTTATAAGCAGGATGGCAGCTTTGATGACGTGCGCTTTAAGCAACTCTTAGCTAGTAATGGCTTAAATGAAGAGCAGTTTTATGCAAGCCAGGCATTTGATTTAAAAATTAGCCAACTCGTGAATTCTGTCGCTCGTACAGAAATTGCTAATCCCAAGTTGGCTGAAATCGTTTCAACCCTTTATGAGACAGAGCGTCAAGTCCAGGCTCTACCATTTGATGCCAAAGATTATTTATCCAAGGTAAACCCATCACAAGAAGAGCTGCAGGCATCTTATAACGCCAATGCTAAGCTATTCGAGAGCCCAGAGTACGTGGATGTTGAATACATTGTTCTGAAGGCCGACCCAAAGGAAGATGCTAAGATTTTTAGTGAAAAAGCAGACCAATTTGCGAATATGACTTATGACCAATCAGATAGTCTCAAGCCTGCCGCAGATAAGTTAAAGCTGAATATACAAACCCAAAAAGGTATTACTCGTTCTGGTGTATCTGGTGCTGGAAAAGATCATCCATTAGCGAATCCAAAAATAGTTCAGTCTCTCTTTGGTGATGAGGCGGTAAAGAACAAACGCAATACTGAAGCAATGCAAACGGCTCCTGGCGTCTTTGTATCAGCTCGAGTAGTAGTTTTTCATCCAGCTCAAACTTTGCCCTATAAAGATGTTGCGGCGGAAGTAAAGCGTCAAGTAAGTCAGCGTATGGCTGAAAAGCTTGCTGTTAGTGCTGCGGCTGATCGTTATGTTTCATTGCAAAAAGACCCAAAGATTACCTCTGGTTTTGCTAGTCCAATTTGGGTTTCTCGCAATAAGCCTGCAAACTTAGTGGGCGGTGCCCTTGATGATGTGATGTCTGTTAATCCAGATAAATTCCCTGCAGTTGTCTCTGTTCAAAATCCAGGGGTGGGTACTATTCTGTATCGAGTGGATCAGGTGCGCCAACCTGCTGGTGTTGATGCAAAAGTACACAAAGCTCAGGCCCAGCAGATCCAAGCTTTAGCTGCGCAATCTGAGTTTGCTGGTTTTATGGCCTATTGGCGTGATGTAGCGGGCGTTAAGGTAATCAACCCACTAAAGCCACCATCAACCGGCGCAGGCAGTTAG